The proteins below come from a single Prosthecobacter fusiformis genomic window:
- a CDS encoding YybH family protein yields MTIHPTRDESAIRAELEAWSESIRHKDVEGVLSHFADQTVRFFLAPPLETETPLRDNLESWFRTFNGNLCYEIRQLVVTESAGLACTNSLNRITGTKQDGQKTNLWFRQTLVLRFIEERWRIIHIHESVPFYMDGTYRAAADLQPTSLG; encoded by the coding sequence ATGACCATCCATCCAACCAGGGATGAGTCCGCGATCCGCGCTGAACTTGAAGCGTGGTCCGAATCCATCCGCCATAAGGACGTCGAAGGCGTCCTATCTCATTTTGCTGACCAGACCGTGCGTTTTTTCCTGGCACCGCCGCTGGAGACGGAGACGCCGCTGCGGGATAACCTGGAAAGCTGGTTCCGCACTTTCAATGGCAATCTTTGCTATGAGATCCGCCAGCTCGTGGTGACGGAAAGTGCGGGCCTGGCCTGCACGAACAGTTTGAACCGCATCACGGGCACGAAGCAAGATGGGCAAAAGACGAACCTGTGGTTCCGCCAGACGTTGGTGCTGCGGTTCATTGAGGAACGCTGGCGCATCATCCACATCCATGAATCCGTGCCCTTTTACATGGACGGCACCTACCGCGCCGCTGCGGACTTGCAGCCCACTTCTTTAGGTTAG
- a CDS encoding DUF1353 domain-containing protein, with product MMNTDTNEMDGANEGRGPRIIPLRDAALGFGLLPRFLCRWVRGPLWRLGEDYEFILAAGPDRGRVFRIPKGYEFDKASVPPLLWGPPFNYLPDGLCTLPALEHDFLCDLLAGGSAWLRMKLVVLPVAPPAGVVHEHFRERLHQSGVRGSKAEAMGRAVSAFGPQGKAYPWNWWR from the coding sequence ATGATGAATACTGACACTAACGAAATGGACGGGGCCAATGAGGGCCGGGGTCCGCGGATCATTCCGCTGCGGGATGCGGCGCTGGGGTTTGGGCTGCTGCCGCGTTTCCTATGCCGGTGGGTGCGTGGGCCGCTGTGGAGGCTGGGAGAGGACTATGAATTCATTCTGGCGGCAGGGCCGGACCGGGGGCGGGTGTTTCGTATCCCGAAGGGATATGAATTTGACAAGGCATCCGTGCCGCCGCTGCTATGGGGACCGCCGTTTAACTACCTACCAGACGGGCTATGTACGCTGCCTGCGCTGGAGCATGATTTTTTATGCGATCTGCTGGCGGGTGGCTCGGCCTGGCTGAGGATGAAGCTGGTGGTGCTGCCGGTGGCACCGCCTGCGGGCGTGGTGCATGAGCACTTCCGCGAGCGCCTGCACCAATCCGGTGTGCGCGGGAGCAAGGCGGAGGCGATGGGGCGGGCAGTGTCGGCCTTTGGCCCGCAGGGCAAGGCGTATCCTTGGAACTGGTGGCGGTGA
- a CDS encoding portal protein — MKSSISESEAAVRARAAISRKRHKSPLEDALEAGDGRRMVQLVQWARRQYETYHADLAMWRENRRRYAQEAQDVFAHRTGGEPMDGTGEPRLIFQVQNDSLNFVAGLTEFAAAQAEQDIFGGSPWFAAMPVGKEDPALADVIQKHLQWTFRDGRLSERYCEGITQAACLGEAFTKTWYEVETDRHEQELTVLHVNGEPVMVGEEYVTTDRQAAKVKTKGRRSWKPLYVEKEAVIRHGVETTVLHFNDVAFREDAPELDLRFTNFYNLIELSVTEARVKFHLGREDAVRLALAAGTSGNNVCLAERPATVDNAHGRDGTRVEDYGEEEEERLMNTRVRLVEGFVRVDPFGDGEARRLYVVFPPQSEDWLVYADYLGNISPKGELPIKCHVWEKVPNKLYGRGFFAKYAAVQGKVDDLWNQVSYRNRMHSNPVGGFHPERLERDDDEADLALQPGDMLRLKGEWKLGDVLEFMRMPDLDNRSMELMQTGIQMAQLRSGINAASQGDLAGVPESNTATGIRQIMSRAAVLLKKPVRQLRRSFGRDFSYAVKLFYANYDRDEAFVWGEGENAELMKLTAEKVADLDIDVRMLLTQEQNQTKLEGAKVAVDLFGQWVQMPEVEKVNARPLFLQAIKALEFDQADEIICRPLPTLEDAAELLPKEEQARLKKLLKGEKKPDEAGQEEGEEALPDEEGLPPELAAMLGGGGGGDAMPMPGAMPLGMRAELPGAEASVAAPAPALPPGGMPAAGAEVNMNPEGGAAAV; from the coding sequence ATGAAATCTTCCATTTCTGAATCTGAGGCGGCGGTCCGGGCGCGGGCGGCGATCTCCCGCAAACGCCATAAATCCCCACTGGAGGATGCGCTGGAGGCGGGGGATGGGAGGCGGATGGTGCAGCTGGTGCAGTGGGCACGGCGGCAGTATGAGACGTATCATGCGGACCTGGCAATGTGGCGGGAAAACAGGCGACGGTATGCGCAGGAGGCGCAGGATGTCTTCGCCCACCGGACGGGGGGTGAGCCGATGGATGGGACGGGGGAACCGAGGCTGATTTTCCAGGTGCAGAATGACAGTCTGAACTTTGTGGCTGGCCTAACTGAATTTGCGGCGGCGCAGGCGGAACAGGATATTTTTGGCGGGAGCCCATGGTTCGCGGCGATGCCGGTGGGCAAGGAGGATCCGGCGCTGGCGGATGTGATCCAGAAGCATCTGCAATGGACTTTCCGGGATGGGCGGCTGAGTGAGCGGTATTGTGAGGGGATCACGCAGGCGGCGTGCCTGGGGGAGGCCTTTACGAAGACGTGGTATGAGGTGGAGACGGACCGGCATGAGCAGGAGCTGACGGTGCTGCATGTGAATGGGGAACCGGTGATGGTGGGGGAGGAGTACGTGACGACGGACCGGCAGGCGGCGAAGGTAAAGACGAAGGGACGGCGGAGTTGGAAGCCGTTGTATGTGGAGAAGGAGGCCGTGATTCGCCATGGGGTGGAGACGACGGTGCTGCACTTTAACGATGTGGCCTTCCGTGAGGATGCGCCGGAGCTGGACCTGCGGTTTACGAATTTTTACAATCTGATCGAGCTTTCTGTAACGGAGGCGAGGGTGAAGTTTCACCTGGGGCGTGAGGATGCGGTGCGGCTGGCGCTGGCGGCGGGTACATCAGGAAATAATGTGTGTCTGGCGGAGCGGCCTGCGACGGTGGACAATGCGCACGGGCGGGATGGGACGCGGGTGGAGGACTATGGGGAGGAAGAGGAGGAGCGGCTGATGAATACGCGGGTGCGGCTGGTGGAGGGGTTTGTACGAGTGGACCCTTTTGGCGATGGGGAGGCGAGGAGGCTGTATGTGGTGTTTCCGCCGCAGAGTGAGGACTGGCTGGTGTATGCGGACTATCTGGGAAACATCAGTCCGAAGGGGGAACTGCCGATCAAGTGCCATGTGTGGGAGAAGGTGCCTAACAAGCTGTATGGGCGGGGTTTCTTCGCCAAGTATGCGGCGGTACAGGGGAAGGTGGATGATCTGTGGAACCAGGTGAGCTACCGGAACAGGATGCACTCGAACCCGGTGGGGGGATTTCACCCGGAGCGGCTGGAGCGGGATGATGATGAGGCGGACCTGGCACTGCAGCCAGGGGATATGCTGAGGCTGAAGGGGGAGTGGAAGCTGGGGGATGTGCTGGAATTTATGCGGATGCCGGACCTGGATAACCGGAGCATGGAGCTGATGCAGACGGGCATCCAGATGGCGCAACTGCGCAGCGGCATCAATGCGGCAAGCCAGGGGGATCTGGCGGGGGTGCCGGAGAGCAATACGGCGACGGGGATCCGGCAGATCATGAGCCGGGCGGCGGTGCTGCTGAAGAAGCCGGTGCGGCAGCTGCGAAGGAGCTTTGGCCGGGACTTTAGCTATGCGGTGAAGCTTTTTTATGCGAACTATGATCGCGATGAGGCCTTTGTGTGGGGTGAGGGTGAGAATGCGGAGCTGATGAAGCTGACGGCGGAGAAGGTGGCGGATCTGGACATCGACGTACGGATGCTGCTGACGCAGGAGCAGAACCAGACGAAGCTGGAGGGGGCGAAGGTGGCGGTGGATCTTTTCGGCCAGTGGGTGCAGATGCCAGAGGTGGAGAAGGTGAATGCGCGGCCGCTGTTTTTACAGGCGATCAAGGCGCTGGAATTTGACCAGGCGGATGAGATAATCTGCAGGCCGCTGCCGACGCTGGAGGATGCGGCGGAACTGCTGCCGAAGGAGGAGCAGGCGCGGCTGAAGAAGCTGCTGAAGGGTGAGAAGAAGCCTGATGAGGCGGGCCAAGAGGAAGGTGAGGAGGCGCTGCCGGATGAAGAAGGGCTGCCGCCGGAGCTGGCGGCGATGCTGGGTGGTGGTGGCGGCGGAGACGCGATGCCGATGCCGGGTGCGATGCCGCTGGGAATGAGGGCTGAGCTGCCGGGGGCGGAGGCGAGTGTGGCGGCTCCTGCTCCGGCGCTGCCGCCGGGCGGGATGCCTGCGGCGGGGGCGGAGGTGAATATGAACCCTGAAGGTGGCGCGGCGGCAGTGTAA
- a CDS encoding alpha/beta fold hydrolase: protein MADHTFRLSSGRLLGFAEHGDPAGVPCFYFHGWPSARVQGELMDEAGRKHGLRIISADRPGIGLSDFQPGRELKDWPPVLAELADHLGIQKFHVLGWSGGGPYVLMTAKTMPERLLSATIMCGAPPLTFLGYEHMFWLYRLMIKLRYAFPTVLAVLLRMGEKISKGEPDRAPLKWVLGMLGPADRKVLARREVFSVVRAGMLEALRRGPRAVIADADIYLSEWGFEVGEIGYPIHFWHGKEDRNIDWQYTQKLAGIMPHTTTHWLDHEGHYSLPVTYLDDILKQALGK from the coding sequence ATGGCAGACCATACTTTCCGCTTATCTTCTGGACGCCTTTTAGGCTTTGCGGAGCATGGCGATCCTGCGGGTGTGCCGTGCTTTTACTTTCATGGCTGGCCGAGCGCGCGGGTGCAGGGTGAGCTGATGGATGAGGCGGGCCGCAAGCATGGGCTGCGGATCATTTCAGCGGACCGGCCGGGGATCGGTCTTTCGGACTTCCAGCCAGGGCGTGAGCTGAAGGACTGGCCGCCGGTGCTGGCGGAGCTGGCGGATCATCTGGGCATCCAGAAATTTCACGTGCTGGGCTGGTCCGGCGGGGGGCCGTATGTGCTGATGACGGCGAAGACGATGCCGGAGCGGCTGCTGAGTGCGACGATCATGTGTGGGGCACCACCGCTGACGTTTCTGGGGTATGAGCATATGTTTTGGCTTTATCGTCTGATGATCAAGCTGCGGTATGCTTTCCCGACGGTGCTGGCGGTTCTGCTGAGGATGGGGGAGAAGATTTCCAAGGGGGAGCCTGACCGGGCTCCGCTGAAGTGGGTGCTGGGGATGCTGGGACCGGCGGACCGAAAGGTGCTGGCGAGGCGGGAGGTGTTTTCTGTGGTGCGTGCGGGCATGCTGGAGGCGCTGAGGAGAGGGCCGAGGGCGGTCATCGCGGATGCGGACATCTATCTTTCCGAATGGGGCTTTGAGGTGGGGGAGATCGGCTACCCGATCCATTTCTGGCATGGCAAGGAGGACCGGAACATCGACTGGCAATACACGCAGAAGCTGGCGGGCATCATGCCGCATACGACGACGCATTGGCTGGATCACGAAGGCCACTACTCGCTGCCGGTGACGTATCTGGATGATATTTTGAAGCAGGCGTTGGGGAAGTGA
- a CDS encoding Maf family protein translates to MTLPPQDLVLASQSPRRVELLREAGYDFEVVLPEVEEAHDASLTPEELTVENARRKAVAVARMRPGARVIGADTLVYVDGLPLGKPGDAEEALAMLRRLSGRRHEVCTGVYVAHEGGAAGHGFHVITEVTFKPLTDEVIRAYHACVNPLDKAGAYGIQECSEMILEGYEGSWTNVMGLPMERLVLELAGRGAH, encoded by the coding sequence ATGACGCTGCCTCCCCAGGATCTGGTGCTGGCCTCGCAATCCCCACGGCGTGTGGAACTGCTGAGGGAGGCAGGGTATGACTTTGAGGTGGTGCTGCCGGAGGTGGAGGAGGCGCATGATGCGAGCCTGACGCCAGAGGAGCTGACGGTGGAAAATGCGCGGCGCAAGGCGGTGGCGGTGGCGCGGATGAGACCGGGGGCGCGGGTCATCGGCGCGGATACGCTAGTGTATGTGGACGGGCTGCCGCTGGGGAAGCCGGGGGATGCGGAGGAGGCGTTGGCGATGCTGCGGCGTCTATCCGGCCGCCGGCATGAGGTGTGCACGGGCGTGTATGTGGCCCATGAGGGCGGGGCAGCGGGCCACGGTTTCCATGTGATCACGGAGGTGACTTTCAAGCCGCTGACGGATGAGGTGATCCGGGCGTATCATGCGTGCGTGAACCCGCTGGATAAGGCGGGGGCCTATGGCATCCAGGAATGCAGTGAGATGATCCTGGAAGGTTACGAGGGATCCTGGACGAATGTGATGGGCCTGCCGATGGAGCGACTAGTGCTGGAGCTGGCGGGACGAGGGGCGCACTGA
- a CDS encoding YgdI/YgdR family lipoprotein: MPLILRTFSIVALAFTLAGCESTGSYKITLKDGRQYLCKGRPEYQGKTGYYRYKTFQDRLSLLRADEVLMIEEQDT; encoded by the coding sequence ATGCCCCTGATCCTGCGAACATTCAGCATCGTCGCGCTGGCCTTTACTTTGGCCGGGTGCGAATCCACCGGCAGTTATAAGATCACCCTGAAGGATGGTCGGCAGTATTTATGCAAGGGCAGGCCGGAGTATCAGGGGAAGACGGGCTACTATCGGTACAAGACTTTTCAGGACCGGCTGTCCCTGCTGCGGGCGGATGAGGTACTGATGATCGAGGAGCAGGATACGTGA
- a CDS encoding class I SAM-dependent methyltransferase, which produces MSAPTFLHEFVRNWKTVGAVAPSSQALAYRMMESAEVGRARHVLELGPGTGAFTAAILDAMPHGSSYLGIELNQTFVTQLKPRFPSMDFRIAGAQEFDFPAYLADREPFDVVVSGLPWTAFPRCLQEAILTNVLPHLSPGGRFATFAYYGFHRLPSGQRFRGLLHELLPGVETSRVVWGNVPPAFVYVARK; this is translated from the coding sequence ATGTCCGCCCCCACTTTTTTGCACGAATTTGTCCGTAACTGGAAAACCGTGGGCGCCGTTGCACCTTCCAGCCAGGCCCTCGCCTACCGGATGATGGAATCCGCCGAGGTCGGCCGCGCCCGTCACGTCCTTGAGCTCGGCCCCGGCACCGGAGCCTTCACCGCCGCCATCCTGGATGCCATGCCCCACGGCTCCAGCTACCTCGGCATCGAGCTGAACCAGACCTTCGTCACCCAGCTTAAGCCCCGTTTCCCCTCCATGGATTTCCGCATCGCCGGAGCCCAGGAGTTCGATTTCCCCGCCTACCTCGCCGACCGCGAGCCCTTTGATGTCGTCGTCAGCGGCCTCCCCTGGACCGCCTTTCCCCGCTGCCTGCAGGAGGCCATCCTCACCAACGTCCTCCCCCATCTCTCCCCCGGCGGCCGCTTCGCCACCTTCGCCTATTACGGCTTCCACCGCCTCCCCAGCGGCCAGCGCTTTCGCGGCCTTCTTCACGAGCTCCTCCCCGGCGTCGAAACCAGCCGCGTCGTCTGGGGAAACGTCCCCCCCGCCTTCGTCTACGTCGCCCGGAAATAA